The window CCGACGGAAGAGGAGTTGAAGATCGTGGAAGGGTATCACCCGTCCGGCCCGGCGAAAGGGCGTGAGGGCCTGCTGGATCTCGCCTGGGCTTTGATCAACAGCGCCGAGTTTCTTTACCGGCACTGAGAACACATAGTGGGGCGAAAACATGGACGCACAGCGCAATCCGGACGGCCTCTGCGGCATGGGCGGCAAACCGATCTCCCGGCGCGAGGCGATGCGTCTCGGCTTCTTCGGCGCGGCCGGCCTCGTGCTGGCCGACCGCGTGGGGCGTTACGCCCGGGCCGCGCCCTTGACGCCGCCGGCCAAGGCCAAGGCCGTCATCCAGATCTGGATGTGGGGCGGCCCACCGCACCTCGACACCTTCGATCCGAAACCGGACGCGGGCAACGACTACTGCGGCCCGTTGAACCATCCGATTCCCACCAACGTGGACGGGATCCAAATCGGCGAACTGCTTCCGCTGCTGGCGAAGCAGGCCGACAAGTATTCCATCATCCGCAGCATGACGCACGGGGTGAACGCCCATGAAACGGCGTCTTACATAGTTCAAACCGGACGAACGCCCGGCGGCCGGGATGTCTATCCGAGCGTCGGCGCCGTGGTCTCGCTGTTCAAGGGCACCAACGCCGGATACCGCGGACTGATTCCGCCCTACATCGTGTTGACCGAGTCGCAGGGCCGCTTTTCCGAAGCAGGGTTTCTGGGGTCGCGCTACAAGCCCTTTGCCACGGGCGGCGACCCGGCGAAGACGCCGTTCGTCGTGGAAGGCGTCGTCGCCCAAGGCATCTCCGACCAGCGGCAGCGGGACCGGCGCGAATTGCTCCACAAACTGAACACGCTGGAGCACGCCCTGGCCGACGATCCGCAGTTGGCCGCCTCCCGGCAGGCTGAAGAACAGGCGTACGATCTGATTCTGGGCGATGCGGGCAAGGTGTTCGATCTGGGGCAGGAGACGGTTGAGTTGAGGGAGCGCTACGGCCAGAACACGTTCGGGCAGGCCTGCTTGGTGGCGCGGCGTCTGGTGGAACGCGGGGTCCCCTACGTCACCATCAACTCCAAGGGCTGGGACACGCATAAGCAGCATTTCCAGGCCATGCGCCGAAAACTCCCGGAACTGGATAAAGGCATGGCGACCCTGCTCGAAGACTTGTCGGAGCGCGGCCTGCTGGAGAGCACCATCGTGTGGTGGAGCGGCGAATTCGGACGAACGCCCAAGGTCCAGTGGGAAGCGCCCTGGGGCGGCGGGCGCGGACATTACGGCAAGGTCTTCTCCGCCGTCGTCGCCGGCGGCGGATTCAAGGGCGGCCGCGTCGTCGGGGCGTCGGATGCCAAGGGCGAAGAGGTGAAGGAGAGGCCCGTGTATCCGTGCGACCTCATCGCCAGCATGTACGAACTGCTCGGCATCGAAACCGATGCGAAGTTGCCTCATCCCCAGGGCCTGGACGTCCGCGTGACGCCCGCCGCCGCGGAGGGCGTGCCCAAGGGCGGACGCCTGAAGGAAATCCTGTAAACGAGGGAGGCGTTGTGAGCCCATTCCGGTGGCGTCCGATTCTGGGGCTGGCGGCGTTTCTGGCGATCGTGCCGGCCGTCCGGGCGCAGCAGGTGCAGCCGACTCAGAAGGCGCCGCCGGTCCCGCAGGCGCCTCCGGTCCAGAAGGCGCCGCCGGTCCAGCGAAA is drawn from Planctomycetota bacterium and contains these coding sequences:
- a CDS encoding DUF1501 domain-containing protein, which produces MDAQRNPDGLCGMGGKPISRREAMRLGFFGAAGLVLADRVGRYARAAPLTPPAKAKAVIQIWMWGGPPHLDTFDPKPDAGNDYCGPLNHPIPTNVDGIQIGELLPLLAKQADKYSIIRSMTHGVNAHETASYIVQTGRTPGGRDVYPSVGAVVSLFKGTNAGYRGLIPPYIVLTESQGRFSEAGFLGSRYKPFATGGDPAKTPFVVEGVVAQGISDQRQRDRRELLHKLNTLEHALADDPQLAASRQAEEQAYDLILGDAGKVFDLGQETVELRERYGQNTFGQACLVARRLVERGVPYVTINSKGWDTHKQHFQAMRRKLPELDKGMATLLEDLSERGLLESTIVWWSGEFGRTPKVQWEAPWGGGRGHYGKVFSAVVAGGGFKGGRVVGASDAKGEEVKERPVYPCDLIASMYELLGIETDAKLPHPQGLDVRVTPAAAEGVPKGGRLKEIL